One region of Alosa sapidissima isolate fAloSap1 chromosome 1, fAloSap1.pri, whole genome shotgun sequence genomic DNA includes:
- the LOC121723399 gene encoding P2X purinoceptor 7-like — translation MDTLGVEPYMYEPESEEESDVEEQPVAHRLQMTTSEWCTCGNCDRMPQERENICCREVPQVIRRMTQVPEEITCMIDHPGLEPVCLNIYSLQNAMNIYRADHGQLRIRGMERQCRHLAYRSFVSWCWGFLGRSVRVVIPSCVVLCIRREFPETSGQYVGFRPPLD, via the exons ATGGACACATTAGGTGTTGAACCATATATGTATGAGCCAGAATCAGAGGAAGAATCTGATGTAGAGGAGCAACCAGTCGCCCATAGATTACAAATGACTACTTCAGAATG GTGTACGTGTGGAAACTGTGACCGCATGCCccaggagagagaaaatataTGTTGCCGGGAAGTACCCCAG GTCATTAGAAGAATGACCCAGGTTCCGGAGGAGATAACCTGTATGATTGACCATCCTGGCCTTGAACCGGTGTGCCTCAACATATATTCTTTACAAAATGCAATGAACATCTACAGAGCTGACCATGGGCAGTTGAGAATAAGAGGGATGGAAAG GCAATGCAGACACTTGGCCTACAGATCTTTCGTGAGCTGGTGCTGGGGTTTCCTTGGGCGAAGTGTCCGTGTTGTGATCCCCTCTTGTGTGGTGCTGTGCATACGGAGGGAGTTTCCGGAAACATCAGGGCAGTATGTCGGGTTCAGACCCCCCCTCGACTGA